A window of the Xenopus laevis strain J_2021 chromosome 9_10L, Xenopus_laevis_v10.1, whole genome shotgun sequence genome harbors these coding sequences:
- the LOC108701446 gene encoding SPATS2-like protein, with product MEQAQHRNSTKDHMQRHRRSKAKHSPQVANENKNPAALMQSMCQPAPSPLLSGNEKKDSVLQNSEEGRIVKVEMEEKMLKKKLKAHPEIPGLNLEKSAKDLQRCSVSISRYREMVKEEVEISVRNIKSTFTELYKSLIDREAQLMLEVEKLKCEALENLLARERKAEELRRFTEFSSQRTDIQMVELRSQIKHFVSERKYDEELLKTARVSYDAEELKRQILTCGEISHPKNSYSARQECNQMFSFETDNITETNPKTQCEHMQKPAHNRKSYAESTKIANAVSKEPLDSTNLSACITKQRAGYSQQRNPAPKLQRVRLKEQTEHVKMEEAAQSCSAVSTNEKIRGQHYTRRNKYRRGLHNNEPPSAEDNTKHRRDERQVGKRTPPQSGSFSSSP from the exons ATGGAACAAGCACAACACAGAAATAGCACCAAAGATCAT ATGCAGAGACACAGAAGAAGTAAAGCAAAACACAGTCCTCAGGTTGCCAATGAAAATAAGAATCCAGCTGCACTAATGCAATCAATGTGTCAGCCAGCACCCAGCCCTCTTTTaagtggaaatgaaaaaaaagattctGTTTTGCAAAATTCTGAAGAAGGTCGAATCGTTAAAGTGGAAATGGAAGAAAAGATgttgaaaaaaaagctgaaggCTCATCCAGAAATCCCAG GTTTAAACCTTGAGAAGTCTGCAAAAGATCTTCAACGCTGCTCAGTTTCCATAAGCAGATATCGTGAGATGGTTAAAGAAGAGGTGGAGATCTCTGTGAGAAATATCAAGAGTACTTTTACTGAGTTATACAAGAG TCTCATAGACCGAGAAGCTCAGTTGATGTTGGAAGTAGAGAAGCTTAAATGTGAAGCTT TGGAAAATTTGTTGGCCCGAGAGCGGAAAGCAGAGGAACTGAGAAGATTCACAGAGTTCTCCAGCCAAAGGACGGACATACAGATGGTTGAACTGAGATCCCAaattaag CACTTTGTAAGTGAGCGCAAATATGATGAAGAACTACTTAAGACAGCAAGAGTTTCATATGATGCGGAGGAACTGAAGCGCCAGATTCTCACCTGTGGAGAAA TTTCTCATCCTAAAAACAGTTATTCTGCGAGGCAAGAATGCaaccaaatgttttcatttgagACAGACAATATCACTGAAACCAACCCTAAAACACAGTGCGAACATATGCAAAAACCAGCACACAACAGGAAGAGTTACGCAGAAAGCACTAAAATTGCAAATGCTGTTTCCAAAGAGCCTCTGGATTCTACCAACCTTTCTGCCTGTATAACTAAGCAG AGAGCAGGATATTCCCAGCAGAGAAACCCTGCACCCAAATTGCAGAGGGTAAGACTGAaagagcagactgagcatgttAAGATGGAGGAAGCAGCTCAGAGCTGTAGCGCTGTTTCTACAAATGAGAAGATAAGGGGGCAGCACTACACCCGCAGGAATAAGTACAGAAGAGGCTTACATAATAATGAGCCACCTTCAGCTGAGGACAACACCAAGCACAGGAGGGATGAAAGACAAGTGGGAAAACGAACACCTCCTCAAAGTGGCTCTTTTTCATCATCTCCTTAA